The following proteins come from a genomic window of Rissa tridactyla isolate bRisTri1 chromosome 11, bRisTri1.patW.cur.20221130, whole genome shotgun sequence:
- the LEAP2 gene encoding liver-expressed antimicrobial peptide 2, with product MHSWKAMAVLLLCSLLLSQTLCASLHPPLSRQRRMTPFWRGVSLRPVGASCRDNSECITMLCRKNRCFLRTASE from the exons ATGCACTCCTGGAAAGCGATGGCAGTCCTACTGCTCTGCTCGCTGCTGCTCAGCCAG ACCCTCTGTGCTTCCCTGCACCCCCCGCTCAGCAGGCAGAGGCGGATGACACCGTTCTGGAGAGGCGTCTCGCTGCGACCCGTCGGAGCCTCGTGCAGGGATAACAGCGAATGCATCACCATGCTGTGCAG gaagAATCGCTGTTTCCTTAGAACAGCCTCGGAGTGA